In Clostridium swellfunianum, a genomic segment contains:
- a CDS encoding ABC transporter permease subunit, with amino-acid sequence MLNTKKKAAYNSTFNRNTFRQIKKYKTIYIMMLPVLLYFIVFSYYPLLLGIIQSLQKNKLIGAPEFIGAANYQEVIKDYQFKQAFQNSLIIGIGTQVLAFILSILLAIGINEIKNKLSKSTIQTVTYLPNLFSWTVVGGMWIFVLSSNGLINSILSSAGKDSVQFLADTKFSQAIMILTGTWKALGYYAVLFLASIVSIDPSIYEAAQIDGASRVKQIIKIVIPQLIPTMKVIIVLGTMGLLRNFDQVFVMGNPTIMDKVRTLLLYIYTEGITQFKVGKATAAATVVLIATLVISFAVRKLVKYDENYV; translated from the coding sequence ATGTTGAATACAAAAAAGAAAGCTGCCTACAATAGTACGTTTAACAGAAATACCTTTAGACAAATAAAAAAATACAAAACCATATATATTATGATGCTGCCTGTCTTATTATACTTTATAGTTTTCTCTTACTATCCCTTGCTATTAGGTATAATTCAAAGTCTTCAAAAAAATAAGCTTATAGGAGCACCAGAGTTTATAGGAGCGGCAAATTATCAAGAAGTTATAAAGGACTATCAATTTAAACAAGCTTTTCAAAATTCGTTAATCATTGGTATTGGAACGCAAGTGCTGGCATTTATTTTATCTATACTACTTGCAATAGGAATAAACGAAATTAAAAACAAATTATCTAAATCAACTATTCAAACAGTAACCTATCTTCCAAACTTATTCTCATGGACTGTTGTAGGTGGTATGTGGATTTTTGTACTGTCTTCAAATGGTTTGATCAACAGTATACTATCATCGGCAGGGAAGGATTCAGTACAATTTTTAGCCGATACTAAGTTTTCACAAGCTATTATGATTTTAACTGGGACTTGGAAGGCTCTCGGATACTATGCGGTTCTATTCTTAGCCAGCATCGTGTCTATAGATCCAAGTATATATGAAGCAGCTCAGATAGATGGCGCTTCAAGAGTAAAACAGATAATAAAGATAGTAATTCCTCAGCTAATTCCAACAATGAAGGTTATTATTGTGCTTGGAACAATGGGACTATTGAGAAACTTTGACCAAGTGTTCGTAATGGGTAATCCGACCATAATGGATAAGGTTAGGACATTGCTACTATATATATACACAGAGGGTATAACACAGTTTAAGGTAGGTAAGGCAACAGCAGCTGCAACGGTCGTATTAATTGCTACTTTAGTAATATCCTTTGCAGTTAGAAAACTTGTTAAGTATGATGAGAATTATGTGTAG
- a CDS encoding ABC transporter substrate-binding protein, producing MKNKKLLALVTATLVTSISVLAGCSKPQQSAAPKTENKEVRILTAVTGGKDDAEMKLFEEKMEKATGLQITIDKPASDYDNVMMQKLQAGEKYDLIYFGQDKLPYLVQQGAVKDITQNVKNSKVLSDTSNIPQSEWDAIKIDGKIYAGFNKKEVHRVVNVNSVIAQKAGIDVSKIEPTLDGYYQVLKKLKEYNDNGEKAKDFYAFNTSIVKVYDLQPWFSSVGLKGGIVVKDGKKTVPWATDESAPVWDWMRKLYAEGLMDKDALIDTTKELRNKYQSGKSGVIVDWAAWTGLYNVNAGAKYPNEYKSVPLPGVKSPNGKYMLTRGAASLWGVPANAPNTDGAVKLLEFFATQEGGELLSVGIEGNDYNKENGKYVLTETGKKHASDHGAPVPISSTFKHPIGWNPGFEDAMKYLEYASIEAALPETPKFQEVFAKHAAKIVKGDVSTKDGLAAMRAELKQAGVID from the coding sequence ATGAAAAACAAAAAGCTTTTAGCTTTGGTAACAGCTACATTAGTTACCTCCATCTCAGTACTGGCTGGTTGCAGCAAGCCTCAACAATCAGCTGCACCTAAAACAGAAAATAAGGAAGTAAGAATCCTTACTGCTGTAACAGGTGGTAAGGATGATGCAGAAATGAAGCTGTTTGAAGAAAAAATGGAAAAAGCAACAGGACTTCAAATCACAATTGACAAGCCAGCTTCAGATTATGACAATGTTATGATGCAGAAGCTTCAGGCAGGAGAAAAATATGACTTAATCTATTTTGGGCAAGATAAGCTGCCATACCTTGTTCAGCAAGGAGCAGTTAAGGACATAACTCAAAATGTTAAAAACTCAAAGGTTCTATCTGATACTAGCAATATACCACAATCTGAATGGGATGCTATAAAAATAGATGGAAAGATATATGCAGGCTTTAACAAAAAAGAGGTTCATAGAGTGGTAAACGTAAATTCGGTTATAGCTCAAAAGGCAGGAATTGATGTATCAAAGATAGAGCCAACACTTGATGGATATTATCAGGTACTTAAAAAGCTTAAAGAATACAATGACAATGGAGAAAAGGCAAAAGACTTCTATGCATTTAATACGTCAATTGTAAAGGTTTATGATCTTCAGCCTTGGTTTTCCTCAGTTGGATTAAAGGGAGGAATAGTTGTAAAAGATGGAAAGAAAACAGTTCCATGGGCAACTGATGAATCCGCTCCAGTATGGGATTGGATGAGAAAATTGTATGCAGAAGGGTTAATGGATAAAGATGCTTTAATTGATACAACAAAAGAGTTAAGAAACAAGTACCAGTCAGGAAAATCAGGGGTTATTGTTGACTGGGCAGCTTGGACAGGATTGTATAATGTTAATGCTGGAGCAAAATACCCTAATGAATATAAATCAGTTCCTTTGCCAGGTGTTAAATCTCCAAATGGAAAATACATGTTAACTAGAGGTGCGGCTTCTCTATGGGGAGTTCCAGCAAATGCTCCAAACACTGATGGTGCTGTAAAGCTTCTTGAATTCTTTGCAACCCAAGAAGGTGGAGAACTTTTATCTGTTGGTATTGAAGGAAATGACTACAACAAAGAAAATGGTAAATATGTTTTAACTGAAACAGGAAAGAAGCATGCTTCAGACCATGGTGCACCAGTTCCAATCAGCTCTACTTTTAAACACCCAATAGGATGGAATCCTGGATTTGAAGATGCTATGAAATATTTAGAGTATGCATCAATAGAAGCAGCTCTCCCAGAAACTCCAAAATTCCAAGAAGTTTTTGCTAAGCATGCAGCTAAGATAGTAAAAGGCGATGTGAGCACAAAAGACGGTTTAGCAGCAATGAGAGCAGAACTTAAACAAGCAGGTGTAATAGATTAA
- a CDS encoding PTS sugar transporter subunit IIA has protein sequence MELYTDLQIVLDEKLIILNLYASTKEEAIERLADVLYENDKLVSKEIYINDVLEREKYCSTAIGSGVAIPHGKSKGVKHTSIAIGRLIDEIDWQAYDKKPVKMVFLISVKKEDEEEAHLRTISSIAVSLSDDATVKKLLQATTAKEIIALLCE, from the coding sequence GTGGAACTATACACAGACTTGCAGATAGTTTTAGATGAAAAACTTATCATTTTAAATTTATATGCCTCTACAAAAGAAGAAGCTATAGAGCGCCTAGCTGATGTATTATATGAAAATGATAAATTAGTGTCAAAAGAAATTTATATAAATGATGTTTTAGAAAGAGAAAAGTATTGCTCCACAGCTATAGGAAGCGGTGTTGCTATACCACATGGTAAATCAAAAGGGGTAAAACATACAAGTATTGCAATTGGCAGGCTAATAGATGAAATAGATTGGCAAGCCTATGATAAGAAGCCGGTTAAAATGGTTTTTCTGATATCTGTAAAAAAGGAAGATGAAGAAGAAGCACATCTAAGAACTATTTCAAGCATAGCAGTTTCCTTATCAGATGATGCTACAGTTAAGAAGCTTTTGCAGGCAACAACAGCTAAGGAAATAATAGCTTTATTATGTGAGTAG
- a CDS encoding endonuclease/exonuclease/phosphatase family protein, which translates to MLKVLTLNMHSYFEPRTYWAFYKLAKDIAYNNYDIVCLQEVNQLRYTSIIFDKVRIDNAAYVIKLILQEEFNLNYNLFWDKAKTLDGLIEEGVAILTPHKILERESRYVSDLTADEEWRCRKNVYGCIEKDGVSYNVFSVHFAWEYDGKERFENQFARFLDWMKDKDENLIVAGDFNIDYKSEAYKLMEQTNWKDVSRATNKEHLATAFDENGEGIHIDYVFTNIIGAYEYTLKFDGNNESSISDHRGIYALIK; encoded by the coding sequence ATGCTGAAAGTATTAACCTTAAATATGCATTCTTATTTTGAACCTAGAACTTATTGGGCTTTTTACAAACTTGCAAAAGATATAGCCTATAATAATTATGATATCGTCTGCTTACAGGAGGTTAATCAACTTAGATATACAAGCATAATTTTTGACAAGGTTAGAATCGATAATGCGGCTTATGTGATAAAGTTGATACTTCAAGAAGAATTCAACTTAAACTATAATTTGTTTTGGGATAAAGCTAAAACTCTGGACGGACTAATTGAAGAAGGGGTTGCAATTTTAACACCTCATAAAATACTGGAGAGAGAAAGCAGGTATGTGTCTGACTTAACTGCTGATGAGGAGTGGCGATGCAGAAAAAATGTATATGGTTGCATTGAAAAGGATGGAGTAAGCTACAATGTTTTTTCAGTTCACTTTGCTTGGGAATATGATGGTAAGGAAAGATTTGAAAACCAATTTGCGAGGTTTCTGGATTGGATGAAGGATAAAGATGAGAACTTAATAGTTGCTGGAGATTTCAATATTGACTATAAATCAGAGGCTTATAAGCTGATGGAACAAACCAATTGGAAGGATGTTTCTAGAGCAACTAACAAGGAGCATTTAGCAACAGCCTTTGATGAAAATGGCGAAGGAATACATATAGACTATGTATTTACTAACATAATTGGGGCATATGAATACACCCTTAAATTCGATGGAAATAATGAATCATCGATTTCAGACCATAGGGGAATATATGCGCTTATTAAATAA
- a CDS encoding alpha-mannosidase has translation MDMNNKIFFTIDKLSKEIQDLEAFRYLNRNIINQFYCSEHEETSKYPPNNQEWSIRSLGEHWKGRDKYLWVKIPYNYSVENKNNKLILFVDFGFTDGWHNSGFESLCFIDGAPFQGVDQNHKEIILPQNLNGCQTDIYLKLWSGLEGGGKPREIEHAFKQLFAAEMVKVDKFYYLAKTSIEAIKVLPEDDANKLELISILQGAFNLIDWTLQDYRDEFYNSLHNAYESLQTELDKLEKKSLVCISAVGHTHIDIAWLWRLKHTREKCARSFSTVLRYMDLYPDYTFVQSQPQLYEFIKVDYPQLYERIKEKIAEGRWEPNGGMWVEADCNVTSGESLVRQILFGKRFFKKEFNIESDILWLPDVFGYSWTLPQILIKSGIKTFITSKISWNKYNKMPYDTFYWRGMDGSEILTHFIDTPELQEFQQDWQSKHHSTYNGHITPFTIKSTWERYTNKEVYKGQIVPFGYGDGGGGVDRNMLETYEALQAIPGLPKVKQEKVSEFANKLHKAFDNTGKYVQVWDGELYLEYHRGTYTSQGYVKKKNRELENKYRFAEMLSVLNAIEKNNFSPYEQETLNDGWKIILRNQFHDIIPGSSITEVYEDAREEYKEADTLAEDIITSTISSLALEAEGYYTVFNPLSFDRTDLVIISLDREAAFYELDGTELESQKTEEGYIIKINNVPSLGYKTIKIGDKGTKKGNDIFSFKNNTIETPFYTVVFNKGNIDSIYDKENEREILAGTSNILEVYEDRPLNFDAWDIDIFYNNKVHYLDELISLELKEINSIRLVVNAKWKYKKSLIEQDIIFFRHTRRIDFKTKADWHEHQQLLKVGFTVEARATKATYDIQFGNIERTTHWNTSWDLAKFEVVGHKWADVSEGDYGVALLNNCKYGYDVKNNQMRLTLIKSAIHPDPNADQGEHLFTYSLLPHKGDFRHSEVEKEGLKLNDELKAFKGMLNTKIDSMLSLNTDNVIIDAVKKAEDDDAIIVRLHEYKGCRSMVKLSGKFNFNSWQEVNLMEEPLSELRESNIQFIIKPYEIKTIFIKLF, from the coding sequence ATGGATATGAACAATAAAATCTTTTTTACTATTGATAAGCTATCAAAGGAAATACAAGATTTAGAAGCCTTTAGATATTTAAATAGAAATATAATAAATCAGTTTTATTGCAGTGAACATGAGGAAACTTCAAAATATCCTCCTAATAATCAGGAGTGGAGCATACGCTCATTAGGAGAGCATTGGAAAGGACGAGATAAATATCTGTGGGTTAAGATACCATATAATTACTCAGTGGAAAACAAAAACAACAAGCTTATTTTGTTTGTAGATTTTGGATTTACAGATGGGTGGCATAACTCAGGCTTCGAGTCTTTGTGTTTTATAGATGGTGCACCTTTTCAAGGAGTAGATCAAAATCACAAGGAGATTATTCTTCCTCAAAATTTGAATGGATGCCAAACAGACATCTATTTAAAACTATGGTCTGGTCTAGAGGGAGGCGGTAAGCCTCGCGAAATAGAACATGCTTTTAAGCAGCTCTTTGCAGCTGAAATGGTTAAGGTAGATAAATTTTATTATTTGGCTAAGACTTCTATTGAAGCAATTAAAGTACTGCCAGAGGATGATGCAAATAAGCTTGAACTTATTAGCATACTTCAAGGAGCTTTCAATTTGATAGATTGGACACTGCAGGATTATAGGGATGAATTTTACAATAGCTTGCACAATGCTTATGAAAGTTTGCAAACAGAATTAGATAAGCTTGAAAAGAAATCCTTAGTTTGTATCTCAGCAGTAGGCCATACTCACATTGATATAGCATGGCTTTGGAGATTAAAACACACAAGAGAAAAGTGTGCAAGATCCTTTTCAACAGTTTTAAGATATATGGACTTATATCCAGACTATACCTTTGTACAAAGTCAGCCTCAGCTATATGAATTCATAAAGGTTGACTATCCGCAGTTGTATGAAAGAATAAAGGAAAAGATTGCTGAAGGCAGATGGGAACCTAATGGGGGAATGTGGGTTGAGGCAGATTGCAATGTGACTAGCGGAGAGAGCCTTGTTAGGCAAATTTTATTTGGAAAGAGATTTTTTAAGAAAGAATTTAATATTGAAAGTGATATATTATGGCTACCAGACGTTTTCGGATACTCATGGACACTGCCACAAATACTTATAAAGTCTGGCATTAAAACCTTTATTACTTCTAAAATCAGTTGGAACAAATACAACAAGATGCCATATGATACATTTTACTGGAGAGGTATGGATGGCAGTGAAATATTAACACATTTTATTGACACTCCAGAACTTCAGGAGTTTCAGCAGGATTGGCAGTCAAAGCATCATTCTACTTATAACGGACATATTACACCCTTCACAATTAAAAGCACCTGGGAAAGATATACAAACAAGGAAGTGTACAAAGGACAGATAGTTCCTTTTGGATATGGCGACGGTGGCGGCGGTGTGGATAGAAATATGCTTGAAACCTATGAGGCTCTGCAGGCAATTCCTGGATTGCCTAAGGTTAAACAAGAAAAAGTATCTGAATTTGCTAATAAGCTTCATAAAGCCTTCGATAATACAGGTAAATATGTTCAGGTTTGGGACGGAGAGCTCTATCTTGAGTATCATAGAGGTACCTATACTTCGCAAGGCTATGTTAAGAAAAAGAATAGAGAGCTGGAAAATAAGTATAGGTTTGCTGAAATGTTATCTGTGTTAAATGCTATAGAAAAAAATAATTTTAGCCCATATGAACAAGAAACTTTAAATGATGGCTGGAAAATTATACTCCGAAATCAGTTTCATGACATCATACCTGGAAGCTCTATAACAGAGGTTTACGAGGATGCTAGAGAAGAGTATAAGGAAGCAGACACACTTGCAGAGGATATAATAACTAGTACTATCAGTAGCTTAGCCTTAGAGGCTGAAGGTTATTATACAGTTTTTAATCCATTAAGCTTCGATAGAACTGACCTAGTAATAATAAGTTTAGACAGAGAAGCGGCTTTTTATGAACTGGATGGAACAGAACTAGAGTCTCAAAAAACAGAGGAAGGATATATTATAAAAATTAACAATGTGCCTTCTCTAGGATATAAAACAATAAAAATTGGTGATAAGGGTACAAAAAAAGGAAATGATATATTCAGCTTTAAGAACAATACTATTGAAACACCTTTCTATACAGTTGTTTTTAATAAGGGCAATATTGACTCCATTTATGATAAGGAAAACGAAAGAGAGATTTTGGCTGGAACTAGCAATATTCTTGAAGTTTATGAGGATAGACCTCTTAATTTTGATGCTTGGGATATTGATATCTTTTATAACAACAAAGTTCATTATTTAGATGAATTAATATCTCTTGAGCTTAAGGAAATAAACAGCATAAGGCTTGTTGTTAATGCAAAATGGAAGTATAAGAAGTCCTTAATAGAACAGGATATTATTTTTTTCAGACACACAAGAAGAATCGACTTTAAAACTAAAGCAGACTGGCATGAGCATCAGCAGCTTTTAAAGGTAGGTTTTACAGTTGAGGCTAGAGCCACAAAGGCCACTTATGATATACAGTTTGGAAACATCGAAAGAACAACTCATTGGAATACCAGCTGGGATTTAGCAAAGTTTGAGGTTGTAGGACATAAATGGGCAGATGTTTCAGAAGGCGACTATGGTGTTGCACTGCTCAATAATTGCAAATATGGCTATGATGTCAAAAATAACCAAATGAGATTAACTTTAATAAAGTCAGCAATTCATCCTGACCCTAATGCTGATCAAGGTGAGCATTTATTCACATACTCACTGCTTCCTCATAAAGGCGATTTTAGACATTCTGAGGTAGAGAAGGAAGGATTGAAGCTAAATGATGAATTAAAAGCTTTTAAAGGCATGCTTAATACCAAAATTGATAGCATGCTGTCATTAAATACTGATAATGTTATTATTGATGCAGTTAAAAAAGCTGAAGATGATGATGCAATTATAGTTAGGCTTCATGAATATAAAGGTTGCCGCTCTATGGTGAAGTTAAGTGGTAAATTTAATTTTAACTCATGGCAGGAAGTAAATTTAATGGAAGAACCTTTATCAGAACTTAGAGAGTCTAATATACAGTTTATTATTAAACCTTATGAAATCAAAACTATATTCATTAAGTTATTTTAA
- a CDS encoding Cof-type HAD-IIB family hydrolase, with translation MDYKLIVSDLDGTLLDSNRKISQRTKALIKRFTEKGGVFTFATGRMEASVEKYLDYLEVLNPVIIYNGAKIVDIKNNIILYEDLLDVELAKNALKLSESYDWDVLLYENKKIYVSKITPVIEEYMLKDGVCCEAVGSLYDFLKGRPTKILIIGSPDYFLPYIERLKQKSNSPINYVVSEYNYLEILPSSSSKGNALRELAKKLRIPIEQTIAIGDNLNDISMIKAAGVGVAVQNAHDNVKEAADCITKTNDEDGVAEVINKVISETA, from the coding sequence ATGGACTATAAGCTGATTGTGTCTGACTTGGATGGAACACTTTTAGATAGTAATAGAAAAATTTCACAAAGAACGAAGGCTTTAATAAAGCGGTTTACTGAAAAAGGTGGAGTTTTTACCTTTGCAACAGGAAGAATGGAAGCATCTGTAGAAAAATATTTAGATTATCTGGAGGTTTTAAATCCAGTAATTATTTATAATGGTGCTAAAATAGTTGATATAAAAAACAACATAATCTTATATGAAGATTTACTTGACGTTGAGTTGGCTAAAAATGCATTAAAGCTATCTGAAAGCTATGACTGGGATGTGCTCTTATATGAAAATAAGAAAATATATGTGAGTAAAATAACTCCCGTTATAGAAGAGTACATGCTAAAGGATGGAGTCTGCTGTGAAGCTGTAGGCAGTCTTTATGACTTTTTAAAAGGCAGACCAACAAAGATACTTATAATTGGAAGTCCGGATTATTTCCTGCCCTATATTGAAAGACTGAAACAAAAAAGTAATAGCCCTATTAATTATGTAGTTTCTGAGTACAACTATTTAGAAATATTGCCTAGTAGTTCTTCTAAAGGAAATGCTTTAAGGGAGCTTGCTAAAAAATTACGTATTCCAATAGAGCAGACTATAGCTATAGGAGATAACTTAAATGACATCTCTATGATAAAGGCTGCAGGAGTTGGAGTAGCAGTTCAGAATGCACATGATAATGTTAAGGAAGCTGCTGATTGTATTACAAAAACAAATGATGAAGATGGAGTTGCAGAGGTAATTAATAAGGTTATTAGTGAAACAGCATAA
- a CDS encoding ABC transporter ATP-binding protein, with protein MERKIITDRTFSSRSTSVKLKELVKKFKTFDGSSEFIAVNNISLEIKQGQLTTLLGPSGCGKTTTLRMVAGFEFPTSGDILLGEQSVVNVPPNKRDIAMMFQSYALFPHLTIYENIAYGLKIKKLSKEEIKKRTDTVIDLMQLRGMESRYPAQVSGGQQQRIALARAVVIEPKVLLFDEPLSNLDAKLREYMRDELRKLQQRLGITSIYVTHDQSEAMAISDNVVIMNNGNIVQSGPPREIYEHPNSKFVANFMGKSNFIEGVVAGVEGREIIVRVGDNPIRLPNPGKILFKSGERTVMVIRPEAISLSKSKEVINGIITRATYYGAKAEYEVKINDNILVVENTNPQITGMFDEGNNVGIQLQLDCIRLIPAHEE; from the coding sequence ATGGAAAGAAAAATTATTACAGATAGAACCTTTAGTTCAAGAAGTACAAGTGTAAAGCTTAAAGAGCTTGTGAAAAAATTTAAAACCTTTGATGGTTCATCAGAATTTATAGCAGTCAATAATATATCTTTAGAAATAAAGCAGGGACAGCTGACAACTCTATTAGGTCCTTCGGGCTGCGGAAAAACTACTACCCTTAGAATGGTAGCGGGCTTTGAGTTTCCAACCTCGGGAGATATACTTTTAGGAGAGCAGTCTGTAGTTAATGTTCCTCCAAATAAAAGAGACATAGCAATGATGTTCCAAAGCTATGCTTTATTCCCCCATCTTACTATTTATGAAAATATAGCCTATGGTCTAAAAATCAAAAAGCTTTCCAAGGAGGAAATTAAGAAGAGAACTGATACAGTAATCGACTTAATGCAGCTTAGAGGAATGGAGTCAAGGTATCCTGCTCAGGTATCCGGCGGTCAGCAGCAGAGAATAGCGTTAGCTAGAGCCGTTGTTATTGAACCAAAGGTGCTTCTTTTTGATGAACCTTTATCAAATTTAGATGCAAAGCTTAGAGAATATATGAGAGATGAGTTAAGAAAGCTCCAACAAAGACTTGGTATAACAAGCATATATGTAACTCACGATCAGTCTGAAGCAATGGCAATATCAGATAATGTAGTAATTATGAACAATGGAAACATTGTTCAAAGCGGACCACCAAGAGAAATATATGAGCATCCAAACTCAAAATTTGTTGCTAATTTTATGGGCAAGTCTAACTTTATTGAAGGAGTAGTAGCTGGAGTAGAAGGCCGTGAAATTATTGTTAGGGTTGGCGACAACCCTATAAGACTGCCAAATCCGGGAAAGATTTTATTTAAATCAGGAGAAAGAACTGTAATGGTTATAAGACCTGAAGCTATTTCTCTTTCCAAGAGTAAGGAAGTAATAAATGGAATTATTACAAGAGCAACCTATTATGGAGCAAAGGCTGAGTACGAGGTAAAGATAAATGATAATATTCTTGTTGTAGAAAATACAAATCCGCAGATTACCGGTATGTTTGACGAGGGAAACAACGTGGGCATACAGCTACAGCTTGATTGCATAAGACTTATTCCAGCACATGAAGAGTAG
- a CDS encoding ABC transporter permease, whose translation MDGKIKRNTGVSNLIMIFKEPVLLLTILSIFAAIFIFVLFPLFKVLVLSFTTNEGEFSLQTFWDIVSKVSFRKTFMNSMKLGVITAALASIIGYIFAYAITRTNIPFKGFFKMIATLPIISPPFVLSLSMIFLFGRMGVITNKLFGIDDFNIYGLNSLIVIQVMSFFPIAYLTLTGILEAIDPAVEDAALNLGASRWQIFRSVTLPLSMPGIVSAVLLVFIQSLEDFSNPAVIGGNYSTLAVEAYRVITGMYELKSGAVLAILLLLPTLIAYLLQKYWISGKSFVTVTGKPSQHRPKISEKHIVIPLFIVCLMLTGIIILFYGTVLFGAFVKVWGINNTITLDHFRYVFSLGWEPLKNSIFIAAIVTPVTGILGMIIAYLVIRKEFIGKHFMEFSSMLTFALPGTVVGIGYILAFNDKPFLLTGTLAILVIALTFRNMPVGIEAGTSALQQIDKSIEEASTNLGASSFETFRKITLPLIKQAFFSGLVFAFVRSMTAVSSIIFLISAKWNLATAKIFSLFEVSKFSDAAAYIIIMITVIMTAIGVLNLLVAKLGRKHKEYQGG comes from the coding sequence TTGGATGGGAAAATAAAAAGAAACACAGGGGTAAGTAATTTAATAATGATATTTAAGGAACCAGTATTGCTTTTGACAATTCTAAGCATATTTGCAGCTATTTTTATATTTGTCTTATTTCCGTTATTCAAGGTTCTAGTTTTAAGCTTTACTACTAATGAAGGGGAATTTAGCTTGCAGACCTTTTGGGACATAGTAAGTAAGGTAAGCTTTAGAAAGACATTTATGAATAGCATGAAGCTTGGAGTTATAACAGCAGCTTTAGCAAGCATTATTGGATATATATTTGCTTATGCTATCACTAGGACAAACATACCTTTTAAAGGCTTTTTTAAGATGATAGCCACGCTGCCAATAATATCACCTCCCTTCGTACTTTCGCTTTCAATGATTTTTCTGTTTGGAAGAATGGGTGTTATAACAAACAAACTATTTGGTATAGATGATTTTAATATATATGGCTTGAATAGCCTGATAGTTATTCAAGTAATGTCCTTTTTTCCTATTGCTTATTTGACTCTCACAGGAATACTTGAAGCTATTGACCCTGCAGTTGAGGATGCTGCTTTAAATCTTGGAGCATCAAGATGGCAGATATTTAGGTCGGTAACACTTCCACTATCTATGCCGGGCATAGTAAGTGCAGTGCTTTTAGTTTTTATCCAATCCCTAGAAGATTTCAGCAATCCTGCCGTTATTGGAGGAAACTATTCGACCTTAGCGGTGGAGGCTTACAGGGTTATTACTGGCATGTACGAATTAAAGAGTGGAGCAGTTCTTGCTATATTGTTACTTCTTCCAACGCTTATAGCTTACCTTCTGCAAAAATATTGGATAAGCGGAAAATCCTTTGTAACTGTCACAGGAAAGCCTTCACAACACAGACCTAAGATAAGTGAAAAGCATATAGTTATTCCGTTATTTATAGTTTGCCTGATGCTTACAGGAATCATTATATTGTTCTATGGTACAGTTCTTTTTGGAGCCTTTGTAAAAGTATGGGGGATTAACAATACCATAACGTTAGACCATTTTAGATACGTATTTTCTTTAGGATGGGAGCCTCTAAAAAATTCTATTTTTATAGCAGCAATAGTAACACCTGTAACAGGAATATTAGGTATGATAATAGCCTATCTGGTTATAAGAAAAGAATTTATAGGAAAGCATTTTATGGAGTTCTCCTCAATGCTTACCTTTGCATTGCCAGGCACAGTAGTAGGTATAGGGTACATACTGGCCTTCAATGACAAGCCGTTTTTGCTTACGGGAACACTAGCAATATTAGTAATTGCTTTGACATTTAGAAATATGCCCGTTGGAATAGAAGCAGGAACCTCTGCGCTTCAACAGATAGATAAATCTATTGAAGAAGCATCAACTAACTTAGGGGCTAGTAGCTTTGAAACCTTTAGAAAAATAACGCTTCCTCTAATAAAGCAAGCATTTTTCTCGGGTTTAGTATTTGCCTTTGTGCGTTCAATGACAGCTGTAAGTTCAATAATATTCTTAATTTCAGCAAAATGGAATCTGGCAACTGCTAAAATATTTTCATTGTTTGAAGTGAGCAAGTTCAGTGATGCTGCCGCCTATATAATAATTATGATTACAGTAATTATGACAGCTATAGGAGTATTAAACTTGTTAGTAGCTAAGCTTGGACGGAAACATAAGGAATACCAGGGAGGATAA